CATTTTATGGACTGTTTTATTCAAGACAACATTCATCAGCCAGAGAGCATACTGTCCGGTCTTTGGCTGTGGGGGTAATGATtgactcttttcggccggatgtccatcaccttccactttctttgtgttggaattctaaactccggtggatttatgaggactatggttaactgctcctcagatctctgcagggtaaatccagacagctagctagactatctgagttttctgttgcacgactaaaacaacttttgaacgtacacacgttccactaaaacaagttccttcccgaggctattttggaGTGGCACCGGGgctctgtccggtgcttagcgccgcccaagacgattgtgattggtgtaaagaaatgccaataaaccagagcacgtttttctcccatcccggaatgctgcgtggactagccagaccctcttccgcggcgccgtggaggaaggtctggtaaaGCGAGACTAATGATTGATCAATAGCCTACTGCTTATTTCAGAGTTGCTGTTAAAAAAATGGACTACAGATTTACCTCTGAGTGAACTCCATACCTTTATCTTCCATAACAAAAACATGAGATTATTTCACTCACTTAACAGTAAACGTTATATATTCATCATTGAGCGTGAACTAGCGTGTCATTGGAATGTAGAAGTGTGGGCGTCAGTGAATTAACTTTTTGCATCAGAGACAGCACAGATAATAatttgggtttttggtgtcAACCTTTTGAAAAATGCTGCCCTTgttgattattaaaaaaactttattgGGAGTTTGACTGTCTAGCTGTCAGTAATGATTACCTTCTCTTTAACACAGCTGAGCAGTGAATGTGTAAGTGATGCTGGAAGTTCAACTGACACGCTTCCTTTCTTGAGGTTTCCAACAGATACTCCTGTGGGTTGTGTGACGGGATGATAtcaacagaaagacacacaccgACTTCAGTTACCTCAggcgtgtttttttttgtcgaaAAAGTCTGAGACCAAACTAAATTACAGGAACGTAGCCTGAATCTGCTGTTTTTCACACTCCGTCATTAACAGTGCTCGGAGCCGCTTTATGTTTTATCTCAAACAAGTACTGTAGAAATGAAAGGGTTGAAGTGGGTCTCTGCTCAATTATTCAGCAGTTTATAAGGAAGAGGTTATATATTGACCTTATCAGGTGATAAATTAATAGAATATTGCTGATgcagaaaaaagtgttttcatgCCTAGCATGggcatataatatatatatatatatatatatatatatatatatatatatatatacacacatacatacatacatacacatacacacacacacactgtggaatTAAGGCAAACCACTTGCCAATGATTGTTTTCAGTTTCtttgttctaaaaaaaaaaaaaaaagagccagtGAGCTTATACTGAGTTGTTGAAGTTTTTTAGCTGCCCTCTCTCCAGTTCATTAGCCCTACTTTTCCTCCTGACATTTAATGAGCTCTTACTTTTAGTTCAGGCTGTCTGGTACGTTACCGCTCACAGGCTTCTTTATCGCGCACACAGTTTCTTTGAACAGTTCTTACTTACTTTTCTGAATAAATCAATACGACAGCAGCATCTCTTTGCCAGGGTAAGATATTTTACACTAAGGAGACGAGATACAGAAAACGAAACACCGCAAAAGTAGGCCCCAAAATGGACAACCAGACCACACATGGGCCAAGTGGCACACAGAACCGGCTGGCAGCTGGTTGACGTTGAAGCCTTGTATTTCAggctaacgattattttcattgtcgattaatcgattaggtGTTTTAGTtgtgtgaaaaatgttgatcTTCCATAGCCCAAAATGAAGTctataaatgtattttgtcCACAACTGAAATATATACCTtttactgtcatagaggagtaaacatttaagaagctggaatcagagaattcttattttttaattttttgctcataaaaaatgactcaaaccgattagcAAAATAAttggtgattaatttaatagttgacaactaatcgattaatctgtgcAGCGCTACGGTTTGTTTTAACAGAGCTTGGAAATAGTTGTCTAATGCCACAGAGGACATATTTAACTtctaaagtaagtaagtaaagtaaagtaaatttAACCTTTAACACTTAACCATCGTACCGTGAAACCGGATGTGCTAAGATTACTGAACACGACTGGATAGTAGGATGTACAGTTTTGAGTTCTGAAGTCAAACACAGATCTGATCTGCTATATTCCATACTTTTGTGGCTGTTTTTCAGATTATCATCACAAATTCCAACCATTAAAATGTATCctaggacagacagacacgttGGGAATAATAGTATTTATTGAAATGTTGCAATATTTGAAGGTTACTTCAACTTCTATCCATTTTATCTGGTCACTTATCAAATAACagagaaaaatctaaataataaTCTTGGCAGTTGGCCATGAAGGACACTTTTGtaacaagaaaatgaaaataaatcaacCGGTGAAGCAGCTTTTACTGCCGCTCGGTGCTTATATACTTCATATAGACTTTTTGGATCATTAAGCCAAAAGTAAAATTTGGGCTGCTACAGTAGATTACCTGCATTAAAAAGCCACATTCAATGGGTTTAATAAGATTATTTCCCAAAGTTTGTTGGaatgacattaaattagttcaCACTTTGAATATCAGTCATGTTTTAAACACACTGTGACTACTCTAATGCAATATTTCACTTCACCGCTGATCCATTTGCAGTAAATCTTTCAGCCAGCCAGTTGAGTTGTTTGTATTGGTTACATGAGGTCAGTTCATTTGAAATAAGAGAATCCTGTTTAGTCCCACTCCCATGATAGGCTGCATGCAAGCACACGGCAGTCACCAAACACAGAAATTCAATCTATCTGTGGGAAAGTAAAAGGGACTAAAACATCGACAACAGCAGATAAGGTTCTTTCAGGGCCGGGCGCTGACTACTAAAAGCAAACAGTGTAGCTTTGGAACTACAGAAACTGAGTACAACGCGATACTTTGGGTGTGACTTTTTCCAGTTTCAAAAATAATGGAAAGAGGCTGAAGTGTTTTTGGCACATCAGTGCTCAGTGAGAAATCACAGAGGAGGATTACGCACCAACACAACAACTTGAAAAATGTTTCCACATGTTGCTTCATTGAAGCATAAGTCcagtttaacaaaaaaacagcatttgttAAGGCTAAAGTCAAGCaagatatttttctcatacaAAATCTGTGAGTAGTATTAAGGCGCATTTCAAGAAAGTACAGCCGAAGCAGGCAAGCATGGAAATTCCAAGCACAGcgtattaaaaataaacaactcATACACAGAAAAGAATTCCACCAGATTAAAAATCATGCAGTTTGCAGACGTTCTCTTGTtgcgaaagaaaaaaaacaccctgtTCTTCAGTACACTACGGTTTCTAGCATTCTATCCATAAGGCACACGTCCTTCACATACTGCTATCCTGAAACAGTTCACTCTCTTCGCGTTTCCACGTGCATAGTCGCAAGACTTTAGAGCATAAAATTTGTAGTTCTCTCTCttattcatttttaataaaCTATATGTAAACAAAAGTTGAAATGGAATGGCATAGTTTGTAGATAACCCTCTACGACAAGTGTAGTAATGAGCTTTAGtggaaacacatttttttcataGCAATCCAATCCTCTCattcaaaaaaaacatttctatgCATTTTGTGATGTAAGAGAGAGATGCTGGTGCTTTTGAAGTGCGTTCTTGTGCACCACAGAAACGACCAGCTATCTGTCTCCATCTAGAGGCGACTCTCCGCTATCACCAGTGACTGTTGTCGGGATAGCTGGGCACTGCGGCAGGGTACTGGGGCAAGCTTGGGCCCTGGGCAACAGCGTTAAACCCTGCTTCCCTCACTGGTGCACTCTTCCACAACCCGGTGCTCCACTCTTCCTGAGCGCGCTCCAAACTACCGCCGCCGCCACGGTACATTCTGTGCACCTGCCACAAGAAAGAAAAGCGGGAGAAAAAAGAAGTTTGTAATGTGCATTTGTGTCCGTTTCCATCCAGCATTGGGTGTGGGTTTATACACTGTGAGGGATCAAATCGAAATGCAAATGTGTGTTTTCAGCGTATGGGTTCACTCACCTTAATGAGAACCAGTGCCATTAAAGCAGTCACCACAGTGAAGAGCAGAGTTGTGATAAGCATCACTATAGCGGAGCCCACATTTGTGCTGAAAAACATCACTGTTGCAATCCAGCCGCTTTGATGTGTTGGTGAGATGGAGTAGTACGGGTTAGTGTATCATGTACAGTATGCAACTAGCAAAGTGGATTTAATACAAACATTTACAAGTTACTAATCAGCCACGAAGCAGTGAGGAAACAGATGCAGGGGCTAACAGCCTACTGTGATGATCGGTGTAAAACTGAATTTAGATGACATTGTATCATGAGTGAACAGTGTTATTCAAAACTCAGAATTAAGGTCAGCCTGTTTGTACAAATGTGAATAATCTTTTAGAacagttttaagaaaaacacttcaaaaactATTTTGAGTAAGAGTGTGACACAGAATTTAGAAACCTCAGTGTTTACGGAGTTGAGTTTTTCTGCAACTCAATTGTACCTAAATATTAGACATACCGTAACCTAAAGAATGCCTCACCTAGTTTTAAGGTTATGGCTAAAAGCTTTCCTCcaccatttacatttaattgCCAAGTCAGAAACAGCAATTAAtagaaacaaaaatgtaaaaaagctGCAAATAGTGTATGACTACTCGATTCATCATGAGTGAAAATGCAAGTCTGatagaaaacacattttccagCGGCCTTGATCATTTGACAGAAGCCCTTATAAACCCACTCActggtaaaaataaaactggcaGTTCACATGTGCAAAGTCTTCAAAGCGGATTTGGTTCAACTCACCATGTTCCCCAACCAGAGATACCTATAGTCTGGATGAGGGCCAAGACACACTGaaggaagaagatgaagaagaaggcCATGAAGTTGAACGAGCTATCAGCCCTATGaaaaaacatgaagaaaaaaaaaaaaaaagggtgataCAGCAGAACACAAACAGGCCGAGAGTTGCTTTATTTTTGTTGAAATTCTGCTTCCTCCTACTAGTTGTCAACATGTGGCTACCATGTTGGTCTTTAATACCACATAGAACACAACTTCAAACTTGTTTCACAAATCATACTGtccaaagtattaaaagtacaaTGGAAAAATCAAATCAGTAGAGGGGATCTGGCTTAGAACCATTTATCATTATATCACATCATTTCCAATACTTCCCAGCATTATATAACAAGAATTCCTAATGATATTACTGAATAACACAGCCTGGACCCAGATAGGCCTGAAGTCTTTCCTAAAATTGACCCTTGTCGATTATGAGGTGATGAACCTCCAAGCTCCTGTGGTCCCCAGTAGTGACAGTGCTTTTAATAGGCCTGACTCAAACACTGTCTGAACAATCCCACTTTTAGTTTATAGGTGTGTGACGCTTCCCGGCAGCCCTTAAtcggacacaaacacatttcataGCTGACATTACTCCTGACGTTTTGcgtattaaatgttaaaacaaaatTCAATGATTTTAAAAGACTTTTGAAGACCTGCAGATACCCtaacaatgttgaaaaaaaagctgGCATAAAATGGAGGGTAGGTAATGTATCGGTAATTAATTATCTGACAGAAATCCATACTCCTTAAGTTACAGAATgataaatcattcattttacGCATTCCAACACTCTGACAGTAATTCCGTATCAGATCTTGTGGAATGGTGCTGACTGCATAATTATAACTGGGGATTTTTTTATGTCAATTTCAAAGACATCAAATGCGCTAAATAGAGCTTTTCATAACAATCACGGACGCAGAGTTTTCTCAGGCTGTCTCTGAACCAACGCCATCGACCTACTTCTACTATGTGGTCTTCCTGTCAGTCGCATCTTCCCCCTACTGTGatgctcttctctctctcgcctACCCATGACAGCAGCGAGAGGCCCTACAAGATCTAAGAAGTCGGATCATTAAACACTTCTCTGGATCTCTTTGCATTAGCTACCAATACAAGTGAAGGCTGATTTACAAAATCCTGCTTTGAATGGATTGACTAACTCATACATCTTTTGTCTTCTCTTCGCTTTGTATACTCCCTTACGTCTTTCACATTCTCTTGATGCTGGTTATTTAACTGTTTCTAGCTTTAACTTTAAATATTTTGGGAATAGAGCAAAAGCTCATTGAGCtccactttttttaaaataaactccACATGCAAAGTCGCAAGGCAGACTGATGAAATTTTCAAATTTAGGCCTAAAACCAATTTTTGTTTCCTCAATTCTGTTACTCTTgcaatatgattttttttttttttttttttaaattgcctaAATCTTGTTGTTATATTAACATTGCCAATTATGTTTGGTATTCTACCcgtatgcgtgtgtgtatttttttacaagtgATGTCTCATACTTGTGTGTCTgatattatattttagattttattttttactttcactAGATGGGAACTAACCTAAAGGCTTTGTAGAGTGGTCTGAACCAGCAGGTGTAACTGCACGGGCTGAAGAGGATGAGCCAGAGTAGGGAAAAGCCGAAGTTTGTGGCATTTCCACCCCCAGCCCACCAAGCAATACAGGAGATCACATTTATGCACAGTGTGCCAGAATACACTgcgggggggagagagaggaaagtggACAGAcgagaaagggagaggaaggaTAGTGATTAATGTTTCCACATTAACAGTGCATGTTCTTCTtccaaaaaaaatgacacaaagttaGGACGTCTATGTGAAAACACGCACTCATCCAAAGTGTGTAGACTCTGCGAACCAACTGCTGGTGGGGTGCAGGAATTTCCTCTTCAATGTTGTGGTAAAAGCATGGCTTTATTCTCATGAACTGAGGCAGTGGAGGAAAGTTATTCACCCTTTCtgaaaagaggaaggaaagtGTCATCATAATAATACTTTCTTACCATTTTACATTTGAGTATTTTACATGCTTTATTTCAgggcagaggagagaggaatgTGGAAAAGTGGAGTGTAtagctagatagctagatagatttaaaaaaaaaaagaaaaaaaagtgacaaacctGCCATTTTGAAATCCCAATTCTTTCCTGGATAATAAGAATATACAGAAATAAGCACTTAACAcccatattttgatacaattatagatatatagatagatatactttattaatcccttaGGAAATTAAGGTAGTATAGTCAggagactttttttataaacCAATTTCACGTGTCTCTTTGCTATACAGCTAGAATAGATAATACTCCGTatagtttgtgtttatttgcttAACGGCTAAAGAACCTTGCTAACATTGATTAGCATACTATCATTAACCGTCAACCAGTTTAGTGACTAACGGTAAACCGGTGGCTTTCCCCGGCTGCACATTCCAACTTTGGTCAAACTAATGCTCAtcaaaaaacatgaaattatCCAGTTTTCTTTGTAACTATACATGTGTGAAGTTATCATGTATTTACTTTATGTGTGATATTATAGCTACAGTAACATTAATGTCAGAGAACTAGCTAAAGCGCGTCGGCAGcccagtaacgttaacgttaacagAAGCAGAGGTAAGCTTAGTGTCTCTTTGTATAACGTTGACGCTGTTGCTTCATTTGACTAGGTAACTTGGCTGGCAGTTGATGAGGAGTGAAAGGTTGTTACAGCTAACGAGTCAACGTAAAGCGTTAAATAGATATGTCAATATTACCGGGATAGCGTTTATCTCCTCACGTTACCGTCGACAACAGCAAGAATCTTTCAGGATGCGCTTTCTCGACCCtatcaaagaatttctaatataggaagaagtcccactccctcgttacttccggcttctggactggttgcagttccagggagagctcacaggcca
The Perca fluviatilis chromosome 9, GENO_Pfluv_1.0, whole genome shotgun sequence genome window above contains:
- the scamp4 gene encoding secretory carrier-associated membrane protein 4 isoform X1, with product MAERVNNFPPLPQFMRIKPCFYHNIEEEIPAPHQQLVRRVYTLWMMYSGTLCINVISCIAWWAGGGNATNFGFSLLWLILFSPCSYTCWFRPLYKAFRADSSFNFMAFFFIFFLQCVLALIQTIGISGWGTCGWIATVMFFSTNVGSAIVMLITTLLFTVVTALMALVLIKVHRMYRGGGGSLERAQEEWSTGLWKSAPVREAGFNAVAQGPSLPQYPAAVPSYPDNSHW
- the scamp4 gene encoding secretory carrier-associated membrane protein 4 isoform X2; this translates as MRIKPCFYHNIEEEIPAPHQQLVRRVYTLWMMYSGTLCINVISCIAWWAGGGNATNFGFSLLWLILFSPCSYTCWFRPLYKAFRADSSFNFMAFFFIFFLQCVLALIQTIGISGWGTCGWIATVMFFSTNVGSAIVMLITTLLFTVVTALMALVLIKVHRMYRGGGGSLERAQEEWSTGLWKSAPVREAGFNAVAQGPSLPQYPAAVPSYPDNSHW